From Oncorhynchus tshawytscha isolate Ot180627B linkage group LG11, Otsh_v2.0, whole genome shotgun sequence, the proteins below share one genomic window:
- the LOC112261522 gene encoding syntaxin-11 translates to MKDRFGQLQDALDEPGGGGGYTNEAFTNVDLDIDDLSAHSGRNRATVAPDNDPELNSILQEAQNVRQEIQQIQEDHAQLRDQNYHALNNTFMDDTSDVIRDANNIATDIKVRGGAVLQRLHRMNRETRKLEVQRGSTDHVVRIARTQYTNLSTTFREVMFDYNETELGHRENCKKLIQRQMAIVGRDVTSEEVEEMMESGQQLNIFNALADGTAQSALTQIASRHKELLDLEKRIQGVQELFLDVAVLTEEQGAVLNNIETNVQKTEAPIAGARVQLNKAKRYDKNNPIKKLCCCCFPCCK, encoded by the coding sequence atgaaagaCAGATTTGGCCAACTTCAGGATGCGTTGGACgagcctggaggaggaggaggttacaCCAATGAGGCCTTCACCAATGTGGACCTGGACATAGATGACCTGTCTGCCCATTCGGGCAGGAACCGTGCAACAGTGGCGCCTGACAACGACCCTGAGCTGAACAGCATCCTCCAGGAGGCCCAAAATGTTCGGCAGGAGATCCAACAGATCCAGGAAGACCATGCCCAGCTCCGGGACCAGAACTACCACGCCTTGAACAACACATTTATGGACGACACCAGTGATGTGATCAGGGACGCCAACAACATTGCAACAGACATCAAGGTCAGAGGAGGGGCTGTGTTGCAGAGGCTACACAGGATGAACAGGGAGACCAGGAAGCTGGAGGTTCAGCGAGGTAGCACTGACCACGTGGTACGCATCGCCCGGACGCAGTACACCAACCTGAGCACCACCTTCAGGGAAGTGATGTTCGACTACAACGAGACAGAGCTGGGACACAGGGAGAACTGTAAGAAACTGATCCAGAGACAGATGGCGATTGTGGGCAGAGACGTCACGTCTGAGGAGGTTGAGGAGATGATGGAGAGCGGGCAGCAGTTGAATATCTTCAACGCCCTGGCTGATGGGACGGCCCAGTCGGCACTGACGCAGATCGCTAGTAGACACAAAGAGCTGCTTGACCTGGAGAAGAGGATCCAGGGGGTTCAAGAGCTGTTTCTGGATGTGGCTGTGCTGACAGAGGAACAGGGAGCGGTGCTCAACAACATCGAGACCAACGTACAAAAGACGGAGGCACCTATCGCGGGTGCCAGGGTTCAACTGAACAAAGCCAAAAGATATGACAAGAACAATCCCATCAAGAAACTGTGCTGTTGCTGCTTTCCATGTTGCAAATGA